The Amycolatopsis jiangsuensis nucleotide sequence AGCGGCCCGAAATCGGCGACGCCGCGGTAGCTGCCCTTCATCACCCACACCACGGCGATCCGCAGCCCGCCGTAGCGTCCGGCCTGGTTGGTCTGGACGTCGCGGACCTCGAACCGGGCATCCGGGAACGGCGCCACCTGGGCGAGTAGATCCCGCTGGTAGCCGTCCGGCCGGATGACGGTCCGGTCGCCGACGGTGTGCAGGAACAGATCGCGCGGCATGTAGTCGGTGACCTTGTGCAGCCGCCGGGCGTTCCAGACCTCCTCGATGAACTCGAGCACCATCTCGCACTCCGGACGGAAATCGTCAGCGCGGGGCCCGCTGTCTCCCACGGCCAGCACGTCGGCCGGGGCGGGTGCGGTCATCGAGCCCTCGTACCCGCGGAAGGCCATGTCACGGGCGGCTTCCGCCGGGTCGAGGCCGCGCTGCAGGCAGCTGGCGAGTTCGTCGCGAACCACCCATTCCTCCACCATCCGGCCGCGGCGGTAGAGGCAGTTGGCGATGGTGCGCTGGCGGATCGGCACCGGCACACCGCCGACGAGGTGCGTGTCGCTGGAGAAGACCAGGTGCGAGCTGAGGAAGGCGTCGTCGCCGCGGGTTTCCCAGATCACGTCCTCGGCCTGCCCGACGTGCTGCGGCACCTGCGCGATGCGCATCAGGCTGCCTTCGATGACCCCGTCACGTCCGGCGATGGTGCCGAGCCCGCCGTGCACGATCGAATCCGGCTCGTAGTTGTCGGTGATGTAGGAGATGTCGCGCTGGACCCAGATGCGGTCGGTCACCTCGCGGATGAAATCGTCCGGATCCTGGTAGGGACGGTAGGCGACCGGATCGAGTGGCATGGGTCTTCCCTTCGTGGCACGGCGGCGATTGCCCGGCACTGTATCCGTATGCACTATGCCGGGCAAGGCGGAGTCCGCCCCGGTTTCCGGCGTGGATCACCACGATCAGGCGCGGAAACGCTCGGTCATTGCCGCCTTGACCCCAGGGCCCGGTCCTTCTATGTTGCACATCATACGTATGCAGACGGCCGAGCCGTCGGGACATCCTCGCGACACACACTGGAAACGGGACACACACTGGAGGT carries:
- a CDS encoding nuclear transport factor 2 family protein — translated: MPLDPVAYRPYQDPDDFIREVTDRIWVQRDISYITDNYEPDSIVHGGLGTIAGRDGVIEGSLMRIAQVPQHVGQAEDVIWETRGDDAFLSSHLVFSSDTHLVGGVPVPIRQRTIANCLYRRGRMVEEWVVRDELASCLQRGLDPAEAARDMAFRGYEGSMTAPAPADVLAVGDSGPRADDFRPECEMVLEFIEEVWNARRLHKVTDYMPRDLFLHTVGDRTVIRPDGYQRDLLAQVAPFPDARFEVRDVQTNQAGRYGGLRIAVVWVMKGSYRGVADFGPLTGRPVDLMGISQFLVQQGRIVREVRVFDQLALRAQINSHESSFTDTNIY